The Streptomyces sp. V4I8 genome includes the window GTGACGCTGGCCCACCTCATCACGCACACGGCCGGACTTCCCGCCCTGCCGGCCGACTTCTACCCACGGGCGCTTCCGGCCTGGCGCACCAACCCCTACGGCCGCTATCCGGCCGAGCGGGTGACCGACGCCTTCCTGCGGCACCGCCCCCGGCACCGGCCCGGCACCCGGTGGCACTACTCCAACTTCGGCGTCGCCGTGCTCGGCCACGCACTCGCGGCGGCAGCCGGCACGGCCTGGGAGGAACTGCTCGCCGCACAGGTGCTGCGCCCGCTCGGCCTGAGCGGCACGGCCCTGCGGGCGGAGGATCCGAAGACCGACGCCGTCGGGCACGGCAAGGACGGGCACACGCCCACCCTCGCCTTCGACGCCGGTGGCTTCGAGGCGGCCGGTGCCGTCCGCGCCACTCCGCACGACCTGCTCACGTTCCTCGAAGCCCACCTCGACCCGGCCGGTTCCCCATGGCCCGACGCGCTGCGAGCGGTGTGCACGCCGGTCCTGCGGCGCGGCCTGGGGCACCGGCACGTGCACACGATGGCGTGGTTCCGGCACCCCGCGGACGGCGGTCCGATGTACTTCCACAGCGGTGCGACCCTGGGCCAGCAAGCCTTCCTGGGCTTCCGTCCCGACACGGGGACGGCCCTGGTCGCGCTGTGCACCCGTCGCTTCCGCGCGCACGACCCGTTCGTCGCCACCGCGTACGCGTTCCTGGCGGAGGAGTAGCGGGGGGGGGGACTTGCGGTGCGGGGACAGTGCCCCGCACCGCAAGCCGCACGACCTACGGCTCCTGCGACCCGTTACAGCTTCTGCCACAGGGCCGGAGTGGCCACCGGCGACCATCTGCCCTGGGCCTGGTGGCTCTGCAGGCACTGGTAGCGCACGCCCGCGTGGGTCACCGTGCTGCCGACCTCGTAGACACGGCCCGCGGCCCAGGCGTCGACGGCTCCGTTGTCCTGCGGAGCGGGAGCGCCCTTCTGGGCGGCCGCGGTCTTCAGGACGAGGCCGAAGTCGCTGAGGATCG containing:
- a CDS encoding serine hydrolase domain-containing protein, which encodes MTGRPLPWPGIADDAEQARAGGPPGSDDALRERLESAVEAVDAPDAVFAVSRHGRRTLHCGGTAPPPPVARQDLRYEIGSATKTFTGLLLARLIQRGLLTGGEPAAACLEPGRRTGTAPVTLAHLITHTAGLPALPADFYPRALPAWRTNPYGRYPAERVTDAFLRHRPRHRPGTRWHYSNFGVAVLGHALAAAAGTAWEELLAAQVLRPLGLSGTALRAEDPKTDAVGHGKDGHTPTLAFDAGGFEAAGAVRATPHDLLTFLEAHLDPAGSPWPDALRAVCTPVLRRGLGHRHVHTMAWFRHPADGGPMYFHSGATLGQQAFLGFRPDTGTALVALCTRRFRAHDPFVATAYAFLAEE